In a single window of the candidate division KSB1 bacterium genome:
- a CDS encoding glycoside hydrolase family 43 protein → MRIANLLTFCCLLTLSLSCQEHVARTAHNPILPGFHPDPSICRVGDDYFLVHSTFEYFPGVPVQHSKDLVHWRLIGYALTRKSQLNLDGVRASGGIYAPTIRYHDGTFYVVTTCVDCGGNFYVTAKDPAGPWSDPVWLDQEGIDPSLFFDEDGTAYYCRQEGGRHGHILQRTMDLQTGTLEGEPRNLWAGTGGIWPEGPHLYRIHGLYYLMISEGGTSYDHCVTMARSNSPWGPFEPHPQNPILTHRHLPDHPIQAVGHADLVETPDGWWLVCLGFRPQGGRFHHIGRETYLVRVTFAKDGWPAVGNNGTVDTVFVAPKLKPHVWEVPPSRVEFDEPTLDFRWNFVRNPDSANYSLSARPGFLRLYGAAASLTDRASPTFVGIRQTDLRCRVATRLEFSPRSENEEAGLVVRQNDKYHYDLFVTRKAARRQVAFRKVLDGQVIEPIAFTDLPEGAVALQIEAEPLCYRFASVSVEGQRTVLGEALTRDLSVERIGFKDGMCFTGVYFGLYATGNGRACSVPADFDWFEYLGFDPKN, encoded by the coding sequence ATGAGAATCGCCAATCTCCTCACCTTCTGCTGTCTGTTGACGCTGTCGCTTTCCTGCCAGGAACACGTTGCGCGTACCGCCCACAATCCCATTCTCCCTGGGTTTCATCCCGATCCCAGCATCTGTCGAGTGGGAGACGACTACTTCCTGGTGCACAGCACGTTCGAGTATTTTCCTGGTGTGCCTGTGCAGCACAGCAAGGACCTGGTCCACTGGCGCCTCATCGGCTACGCCCTCACCAGAAAGAGCCAGCTCAATCTCGACGGTGTGAGAGCCTCGGGCGGGATCTATGCTCCGACCATCCGGTACCATGACGGGACTTTCTACGTGGTAACCACCTGCGTGGACTGCGGCGGCAACTTCTACGTAACGGCAAAGGACCCGGCCGGACCCTGGTCAGATCCTGTGTGGCTTGACCAGGAGGGGATTGATCCTTCCCTCTTCTTCGATGAAGATGGCACGGCCTACTATTGTCGCCAGGAAGGGGGACGCCACGGCCACATCCTGCAGCGAACCATGGACCTGCAGACCGGCACCCTGGAGGGCGAACCACGCAACCTCTGGGCTGGGACTGGGGGCATCTGGCCTGAGGGGCCACATCTCTACCGCATCCACGGCCTGTACTACCTCATGATCTCCGAAGGCGGGACAAGTTACGACCATTGCGTCACCATGGCCAGGAGCAATTCCCCTTGGGGACCTTTCGAGCCTCATCCGCAGAACCCGATCCTCACCCATCGCCACCTCCCCGACCACCCCATCCAGGCGGTGGGGCATGCCGACCTGGTGGAGACTCCGGACGGGTGGTGGCTGGTGTGTTTGGGGTTCAGGCCGCAGGGTGGCCGATTCCACCACATCGGCCGCGAAACGTATCTTGTCCGGGTGACCTTTGCCAAGGACGGCTGGCCGGCCGTGGGCAACAATGGCACGGTGGACACCGTGTTCGTGGCACCCAAGCTGAAGCCGCACGTGTGGGAGGTTCCGCCATCGCGCGTGGAGTTCGACGAGCCCACGCTGGACTTCCGCTGGAACTTTGTCCGCAACCCCGACTCGGCGAACTACTCCCTCAGCGCGCGTCCAGGGTTCTTGCGGCTGTACGGCGCTGCGGCCAGCCTGACCGACCGCGCTTCCCCGACCTTCGTGGGCATTCGTCAAACAGACTTGCGTTGTCGCGTCGCCACGCGGCTGGAATTCAGCCCTCGCTCTGAAAATGAGGAAGCAGGGCTTGTGGTCCGGCAGAACGACAAGTACCACTACGACCTTTTCGTCACCCGCAAGGCCGCCAGGCGGCAAGTTGCCTTTCGCAAGGTCCTCGACGGCCAAGTCATTGAGCCGATTGCGTTCACCGACCTGCCAGAGGGAGCGGTGGCCCTGCAGATCGAGGCCGAGCCGCTCTGCTACCGCTTTGCCTCTGTGTCCGTGGAAGGCCAAAGAACCGTCCTCGGCGAGGCATTGACGCGGGACCTCTCGGTTGAGCGGATCGGATTCAAAGACGGCATGTGCTTCACGGGCGTCTATTTCGGGCTCTACGCCACCGGCAACGGCCGAGCCTGTTCTGTGCCTGCCGATTTCGATTGGTTCGAATATCTGGGTTTCGATCCGAAGAACTGA
- a CDS encoding glycosyl hydrolase family 8, producing the protein MAQKEKILRTSLMVIALLSFSCLPRGIVARAEEGACARSGAYFSGFYPNLFATLLGKTEAEIEAKIAAAFQQLFYGRDDSERIYYPVEPDMAYILDVWHQDVRTEGMSYGMMVSVQLDKKEEFDRLWKWAKTYMQHKGGPRRGYFAWHCQTTGAVIDSNAASDGEEWFVMALFFAAARWGNGDGMYNYEAEAQAILDAMLSKADSSDRVDVVTTMFSRRHKQVVFVPVGNADDFTDPSYHVPHFYELWGRWARRENQFWCEVAETSRQFLRRAAHPVTGLFPDYALFDGSPHDPPWGGGHRDFRYDAWRVGMNVAMDYVWFGRDDWAVAQSDRLLNFFLAEGIGRYGNLYTLEGKKLSGEHSPGLVAMNGAAALAATGRQRKQFVQELWDMPVPRGPGRYYDGVLYLLAMLQVSGNFRIYDLRGKPIQECSGR; encoded by the coding sequence GTGGCCCAGAAGGAGAAAATCCTGCGTACGAGCTTGATGGTCATTGCCCTGCTGTCGTTCAGTTGCCTGCCTCGGGGCATTGTGGCGCGCGCGGAAGAGGGGGCATGTGCCCGTTCGGGCGCCTACTTCTCCGGTTTCTATCCCAACCTCTTCGCGACCCTCCTGGGCAAGACCGAAGCAGAAATCGAGGCCAAAATAGCGGCGGCCTTCCAGCAACTTTTCTACGGCCGGGACGACAGCGAACGCATCTACTACCCCGTGGAGCCGGACATGGCGTACATTCTGGACGTCTGGCACCAGGACGTCCGCACAGAAGGCATGTCCTATGGCATGATGGTCAGCGTGCAACTGGACAAGAAGGAGGAATTCGATCGCCTCTGGAAGTGGGCCAAGACCTACATGCAGCACAAGGGAGGCCCTCGCCGCGGCTATTTCGCATGGCACTGTCAGACCACCGGTGCGGTGATCGATTCCAATGCTGCTTCCGACGGCGAGGAGTGGTTTGTGATGGCCCTCTTCTTTGCCGCCGCTCGCTGGGGAAATGGCGACGGCATGTACAACTACGAGGCGGAGGCCCAGGCCATCCTCGATGCGATGTTGAGTAAGGCGGATTCCTCTGACAGGGTCGATGTGGTGACCACCATGTTCAGCAGAAGGCACAAACAGGTGGTCTTTGTGCCGGTGGGCAATGCCGACGATTTCACCGACCCCTCTTACCACGTGCCGCACTTCTACGAGCTGTGGGGCAGGTGGGCAAGGAGGGAGAACCAATTCTGGTGCGAGGTCGCCGAGACGAGCAGGCAGTTCCTGAGGCGCGCTGCGCATCCCGTCACCGGACTGTTCCCCGACTATGCGCTGTTCGACGGTTCTCCCCACGACCCACCTTGGGGCGGCGGCCACAGGGACTTTCGCTATGATGCCTGGCGGGTGGGAATGAATGTCGCCATGGACTATGTGTGGTTTGGCAGGGACGATTGGGCGGTTGCCCAAAGCGACAGGTTACTCAACTTCTTTCTTGCTGAGGGGATCGGCAGGTATGGCAACCTCTATACCTTGGAGGGCAAAAAGCTCTCTGGTGAGCACAGTCCTGGCCTAGTTGCCATGAATGGCGCCGCTGCGCTGGCAGCAACGGGAAGGCAGCGCAAGCAGTTTGTGCAAGAACTCTGGGACATGCCTGTGCCGCGAGGGCCGGGCAGATACTATGACGGTGTGCTCTACCTGTTGGCCATGCTGCAAGTGAGCGGCAACTTTCGCATTTATGACCTGAGAGGCAAGCCCATTCAAGAGTGTTCGGGAAGGTAG
- a CDS encoding T9SS type A sorting domain-containing protein, translated as MTLFVDAQTGNLVTDVEDGEQATQTVGAFALLPNYPHPFNPVTTIEYHVKQRCRVRLEVLDPLGRRIATVLDEEQQPGAHRVHFHGGDLPSGVYLCKLHMQQFAAVRKMVITRRAHALSAKSWRLERRISPP; from the coding sequence ATGACCCTGTTTGTGGACGCTCAGACTGGCAACCTGGTCACCGACGTGGAGGACGGGGAACAGGCTACCCAGACGGTGGGGGCCTTCGCCCTGCTGCCGAACTATCCCCATCCCTTTAATCCCGTCACAACGATCGAATACCACGTCAAGCAGAGGTGTCGCGTCCGACTGGAGGTGCTCGACCCGCTCGGCCGCAGAATCGCCACCGTCCTTGACGAGGAGCAGCAGCCGGGCGCGCACCGCGTTCACTTCCATGGGGGAGATCTGCCTTCAGGCGTCTACCTCTGCAAGCTCCATATGCAACAATTTGCGGCGGTGCGCAAAATGGTGATTACGCGCCGAGCTCATGCCCTGTCGGCCAAAAGTTGGCGGCTGGAGCGTCGGATAAGCCCACCATGA
- a CDS encoding LacI family transcriptional regulator, translating into MERVTIEDVAKRAGVSKGTVSAVINGRNTVRAETREHVLKVMKELNFRPRGVARNLKNGELDKSIGIIIKDLSYPFYTTIALGAREYANRRGYSVVVTSSENDHECEKKYTHLFSAKDIKGAIIAPLVEGTAEIEHLFKLKMLNYPFVLLEDVKGIQANVVAIDNIKAIKKAVKYLIEIGHTRIVHFAGPPQSSHTHERIDGFRQAFSESPLVFRDDMVVSIGSRHEESYGNTLRYFKSRQPHEYPTAIVCFNDQQALAVMTALRELNIRVPDDISIVGNDDIYYASLYPVPLTTIRAPQYEIGRKAAEILIRNIESPTALPPEKVVLETDFIVRESTKPLRP; encoded by the coding sequence ATGGAAAGAGTGACAATTGAGGACGTTGCCAAGCGGGCGGGAGTGTCGAAGGGAACCGTCTCTGCGGTCATCAATGGCAGGAACACTGTTCGCGCAGAGACCAGGGAGCACGTCCTCAAGGTTATGAAGGAGCTCAACTTCCGACCCCGCGGTGTGGCCAGGAATTTGAAGAACGGTGAACTGGACAAGAGCATCGGTATCATCATCAAGGACTTGAGCTATCCTTTCTACACCACCATCGCACTGGGCGCCAGGGAGTACGCAAACCGCAGGGGATACTCAGTTGTGGTCACCAGCTCAGAGAACGACCACGAATGCGAGAAGAAGTACACCCACCTGTTCTCGGCAAAGGACATCAAGGGGGCAATCATTGCGCCGCTGGTCGAAGGGACCGCGGAAATCGAGCACCTCTTCAAGCTGAAAATGCTCAACTACCCATTCGTCCTTCTGGAGGACGTCAAGGGCATTCAGGCGAACGTGGTGGCCATTGACAACATCAAGGCCATCAAGAAGGCAGTCAAGTACCTGATCGAGATCGGCCACACGAGGATCGTCCACTTTGCCGGCCCCCCACAGTCGTCCCACACGCACGAGCGCATCGACGGCTTCCGCCAAGCCTTTAGCGAGAGCCCATTGGTCTTTCGCGATGACATGGTCGTTTCCATCGGTTCCCGGCATGAAGAGAGTTACGGGAACACTCTCCGCTATTTCAAGAGCCGGCAGCCCCACGAGTATCCCACGGCCATCGTGTGCTTCAACGACCAGCAGGCGCTGGCGGTGATGACCGCCCTGCGGGAGCTGAATATCCGGGTGCCAGATGATATCTCAATTGTCGGGAACGACGACATCTACTACGCCAGTCTCTACCCGGTCCCGCTGACTACGATCAGGGCCCCGCAGTACGAAATAGGGAGAAAGGCAGCCGAGATCCTCATCCGGAACATCGAGTCTCCAACGGCCTTGCCACCCGAGAAAGTGGTGCTCGAAACGGATTTCATCGTCAGGGAATCAACAAAGCCGCTTCGACCGTAG
- a CDS encoding Ig-like domain-containing protein yields MARDAGSGLCLRGSYHARATTKVALSCAPKPKEAITRKPYFLRPGVAFSQGLFLLLALGASQGFAQFAVVSTAPTNGATNVDTAATFLITFNAPLDTSARFAWPPDFYLGLWMVPEPGEPDSITLSPDLRTVRIHNLHLCPDTRYFLAVLGARSATGAALQLPVVVTFTTGSTLPTATVSGTIALPGGDPSGTVVALFSDLFSGDAQAMAVVPTSNGACTVQNVPSGRYWPVAHKDVDHSGDFDPNPAVDLLAVYDPNGDGVVDSLVVGEGANVTGVDMTLSAVTPLTARQRYDAAAALVGEWSADAHLVWVAAADLSPSGTSPLWLYLFFSRQEQKLHGIMASSFFLAPFSWEEEAPDITALPENWVDSDVAAASAEANGGEAFRQAVPDAHITAFLSHFELPGTPKLAGLHQAGQAVRGEPAQRRGLWQAGAASLQLSASHRPLQRGKVNLLATSAPVWALMYMSESTGDLWMAFIDAESGRLLFSWPPPLRTTTARFSLSLAEQAALAWAQDAQLVFLGTHLGSLTPSGEAEMWLYAYHSASRDSLRAFIFYAGMPVWQGEAPPLFYTGPLPANWVDSDVAAFVAESNGGSAYRATQSDVWVDAGLVRGAVPGPRTSLSGSFTTSPPLRRR; encoded by the coding sequence ATGGCTCGCGACGCTGGCAGTGGCCTTTGCCTGAGGGGCAGTTATCATGCTCGCGCTACCACCAAGGTCGCCCTCAGCTGCGCACCCAAGCCCAAGGAGGCCATTACGCGCAAGCCGTACTTCCTCCGTCCTGGTGTAGCGTTTTCCCAGGGTCTGTTCTTGCTCCTCGCACTTGGCGCATCGCAAGGATTTGCCCAGTTTGCCGTGGTATCCACAGCGCCGACCAACGGCGCCACCAACGTCGACACAGCAGCCACGTTCCTGATTACGTTCAACGCCCCGCTGGACACCTCGGCCCGTTTCGCCTGGCCCCCTGACTTTTATCTCGGTCTGTGGATGGTGCCCGAGCCAGGCGAACCCGATTCCATCACGCTCAGCCCAGACCTGCGGACCGTGCGCATCCACAATCTACACCTGTGCCCTGACACTCGCTACTTCCTTGCCGTGCTCGGCGCACGCAGCGCTACCGGCGCCGCGTTGCAGTTGCCGGTCGTGGTCACCTTCACCACTGGAAGCACCTTGCCCACGGCTACCGTGAGCGGCACCATCGCGCTCCCCGGAGGTGATCCGTCCGGGACCGTGGTGGCTCTTTTCTCGGACCTTTTTTCCGGCGACGCGCAGGCCATGGCGGTGGTCCCCACCTCCAACGGCGCTTGTACGGTGCAAAATGTGCCCTCTGGGAGGTATTGGCCAGTGGCTCACAAGGATGTGGACCACAGCGGCGACTTCGACCCGAATCCCGCAGTGGACTTGCTGGCCGTCTACGACCCTAATGGCGACGGCGTGGTCGACAGCCTGGTGGTCGGCGAGGGGGCAAATGTCACTGGCGTGGATATGACGCTTTCGGCCGTCACGCCCCTCACGGCCAGGCAGCGCTACGACGCTGCCGCCGCTCTGGTAGGAGAATGGTCAGCCGACGCTCATCTTGTTTGGGTGGCCGCCGCAGACCTGTCGCCATCCGGCACCTCGCCCCTCTGGCTCTACCTGTTTTTCTCCAGGCAAGAGCAAAAACTGCATGGCATCATGGCCAGCTCCTTCTTTTTGGCGCCTTTCTCGTGGGAGGAAGAGGCTCCGGACATCACTGCCTTGCCGGAAAACTGGGTCGACAGCGACGTGGCGGCCGCTTCCGCTGAGGCAAACGGTGGCGAAGCTTTCCGGCAAGCGGTTCCCGATGCGCACATCACTGCCTTCCTGAGCCACTTTGAGCTCCCGGGCACACCCAAGCTCGCAGGCTTGCACCAAGCTGGTCAAGCTGTTCGGGGCGAACCGGCGCAAAGGCGCGGCCTCTGGCAGGCAGGAGCTGCATCCCTGCAATTGAGCGCATCGCACAGGCCCTTGCAACGCGGCAAGGTCAACCTGCTGGCGACCAGTGCCCCTGTGTGGGCGCTCATGTACATGTCCGAGAGCACAGGCGACCTCTGGATGGCATTCATAGATGCCGAAAGCGGGCGCTTGCTGTTCTCCTGGCCACCGCCCTTGCGCACCACTACCGCACGCTTTAGCCTCTCCCTTGCTGAGCAGGCGGCCTTAGCGTGGGCACAGGATGCACAACTGGTGTTCTTGGGCACGCACCTCGGCAGCCTCACTCCCTCTGGCGAGGCCGAAATGTGGTTGTACGCCTACCACTCTGCTTCTCGCGACTCCTTGCGGGCGTTCATCTTCTATGCAGGTATGCCGGTGTGGCAGGGCGAGGCGCCGCCCCTGTTCTACACAGGGCCCCTGCCTGCCAACTGGGTGGATAGCGATGTGGCCGCCTTTGTGGCCGAGAGCAATGGCGGCAGCGCCTACCGCGCCACGCAAAGCGATGTGTGGGTAGACGCGGGCCTGGTGCGCGGGGCTGTCCCTGGGCCCCGAACCTCCCTGTCTGGTTCATTCACTACCTCTCCTCCACTGCGGAGGAGATGA
- a CDS encoding AraC family transcriptional regulator yields MQILGYITAMLYTVRGYRQRIRSVYSTVHQIDLSWLLSLLALISLHWLFVASRATLTALGVPEGNLTGIIDLYSIAIFLVFTTLLVFKGTAQLKLFASVEEKPKCSAYRLTKAQMERYAERLRRYMEAEKPYLCPSLTIDKLSQMLSIPRWHLSQVINEVFCQNFFTFVNSYRVEEAKRHLVGANPRPKTVSEVLYEVGFNSKSVFNEVFRRHTGLTPTQYRRVHSLRNSTHPGSASHLPRAETA; encoded by the coding sequence GTGCAGATTCTCGGCTACATCACCGCCATGCTCTACACCGTGCGCGGTTATCGTCAAAGGATACGGAGTGTCTACTCCACCGTTCACCAAATAGACCTGAGCTGGCTCCTCTCACTGCTCGCGCTCATTTCCTTGCATTGGCTCTTCGTGGCCTCTCGCGCAACCTTGACTGCCCTTGGTGTTCCTGAAGGCAACCTGACTGGGATAATCGACTTGTACTCGATAGCCATCTTCTTGGTCTTCACCACCCTTCTTGTTTTCAAGGGCACGGCGCAATTGAAGCTTTTTGCGAGCGTAGAAGAAAAACCAAAGTGCTCCGCGTACAGGTTGACCAAGGCGCAAATGGAACGGTATGCAGAGCGGCTCAGGCGGTACATGGAAGCAGAGAAGCCGTACTTGTGTCCGTCCCTGACCATCGACAAGCTCTCCCAAATGTTGTCGATCCCGCGCTGGCATCTTTCGCAGGTAATCAACGAGGTGTTCTGCCAGAACTTTTTCACCTTTGTCAATTCCTATCGAGTCGAGGAGGCCAAGCGACATCTGGTGGGCGCCAACCCTCGGCCGAAGACGGTGTCGGAAGTGCTGTATGAGGTGGGCTTCAATTCCAAGTCAGTGTTCAACGAGGTGTTCAGGAGGCACACGGGACTCACACCCACCCAGTACAGGCGTGTGCACAGCCTGCGCAATTCCACACACCCCGGCTCCGCGAGCCACCTTCCCCGTGCAGAAACTGCATAG
- a CDS encoding glycosyl hydrolase 115 family protein — protein MLKHFQGDIERVSGCQAAMVLDTIPRTAAVVVVGTLGESPLVDRLAAEGKIDATVIKGRWEAFLLKVVEEPLPGVAQALVIAGSDKRGTIFGIFDLSAQMGVSPWYWWADVPPKRKEAVYVLPGPFVEMGPKVKYRGIFINDEAPALSGWAYEKFGGFNHRFYEKVFELILRLKGNFLWPAMWGRAFYDDDAKNPELADEYGVVISTSHHEPMMRAHDEWRRYGSGPWNYELNEAKLQQFWREGIRRMGSYESIVTIGMRGDGDEPMTEEANIALLERIVRDQRRILEEVTGKPASTIPQVWALYKEVQEYYDRRMRVPDDVTLLLCDDNWGNIRRLPKPDAPPRAGGYGIYYHYDYVGGPRNYKWLNTNQVARVWEQMHLAYEHGARQIWIVNVGDIKPMEFPVSFFLNYAWDPERISAEELPEYTRHWAEEQFGLEHAAEIGQLITRYTTYNSRRKPELLSVSTYSLVNFREAERVVADYAALEQKARRLYQTLPEEYRDAFYQLVLHPIEACANLNELYVTVGKNHLYARQGRAATNALAQRARELFNRDAEITHYYNKILANGKWNHMMDQTHIGYTSWQQPETNIMPEVQEIRVQERGEMGVAVEGSESWWPADKDTAVLPEFDPFHKQTYYIEVFNRGKEPFQFSVRAGEKWLQVKPHKGRVATEVRVWVSVDWDRVPVGRHRARITVSGPEGKVVVLAPVHNPSEPRPEAVQGFVESNGYVAIEAEHYTKTVAREGVKWQRIPDLGRTLSAMTPFPVTAPPQVAGGDSPRLEYAVHFFSSGQVKVKTYLSPTLDFYGDGGLRYAVSFDEQPVQVINMHEGRTFQDWEASVRNNLTVCTSLHAIDKPGQHVLKLWMVDPGVVVQRLVLETGDVKASYLGPPESCHRSAGPE, from the coding sequence GTGCTCAAGCATTTTCAGGGCGACATCGAGCGGGTGAGCGGGTGTCAGGCAGCAATGGTCTTGGACACTATCCCGCGCACCGCCGCCGTTGTGGTGGTGGGCACTCTGGGAGAGTCACCGCTGGTCGACAGATTGGCTGCTGAAGGAAAGATTGACGCCACCGTGATCAAGGGTCGTTGGGAGGCGTTTCTCCTCAAGGTGGTCGAGGAGCCGCTCCCCGGAGTGGCTCAGGCCCTGGTCATCGCGGGCAGCGACAAGCGGGGGACCATCTTCGGCATTTTTGATCTATCCGCGCAGATGGGCGTTTCGCCATGGTACTGGTGGGCAGACGTTCCCCCGAAGAGGAAGGAGGCCGTCTACGTCCTGCCTGGACCGTTTGTGGAGATGGGTCCGAAAGTGAAGTACCGGGGCATCTTCATCAACGATGAAGCGCCGGCGCTCTCGGGTTGGGCGTACGAAAAGTTCGGAGGCTTTAACCATCGCTTCTACGAGAAGGTCTTCGAATTGATCCTGAGGCTAAAGGGAAATTTCCTTTGGCCGGCAATGTGGGGACGAGCGTTCTACGACGACGATGCCAAGAATCCCGAGCTGGCGGACGAGTACGGGGTGGTGATCAGCACGTCGCATCACGAACCGATGATGCGTGCTCACGATGAGTGGCGCCGGTATGGTTCGGGTCCGTGGAACTATGAGCTCAATGAGGCCAAACTGCAGCAGTTCTGGCGAGAGGGCATCCGCCGCATGGGTTCCTACGAAAGCATCGTGACTATCGGCATGCGGGGCGACGGCGACGAGCCAATGACGGAGGAGGCAAACATCGCGTTGCTCGAGCGCATCGTGCGCGACCAACGGCGGATTCTCGAGGAAGTGACAGGAAAGCCCGCCTCCACTATCCCGCAGGTCTGGGCGCTGTACAAAGAGGTCCAGGAGTACTACGACCGGCGGATGCGCGTGCCGGACGACGTGACGCTCCTCTTGTGCGACGACAATTGGGGAAACATCCGACGGCTTCCGAAGCCCGACGCACCGCCGCGAGCGGGCGGCTACGGCATCTATTACCACTACGACTATGTGGGCGGCCCGCGCAACTACAAATGGCTCAACACGAATCAAGTCGCCCGGGTGTGGGAACAGATGCATCTCGCCTACGAGCACGGTGCCCGACAAATCTGGATCGTGAACGTGGGGGACATCAAGCCAATGGAGTTTCCCGTAAGCTTCTTCCTCAATTACGCCTGGGATCCGGAACGCATTTCCGCCGAGGAGCTGCCTGAATACACCCGGCATTGGGCGGAAGAACAATTTGGGCTGGAGCATGCGGCGGAGATCGGCCAGCTCATCACCAGATACACCACCTACAACTCCCGTCGCAAGCCTGAACTGCTCTCGGTTTCTACCTACAGCCTCGTCAATTTCCGCGAGGCGGAAAGAGTGGTTGCCGACTATGCGGCGTTGGAACAGAAGGCGCGCAGGCTGTATCAGACCCTTCCGGAGGAATACCGTGACGCGTTCTACCAGCTGGTCCTCCATCCCATTGAGGCGTGTGCCAATCTGAACGAGCTCTATGTGACCGTGGGGAAGAACCACCTCTATGCACGCCAGGGGCGAGCAGCGACAAACGCACTGGCGCAAAGGGCTCGAGAGCTGTTCAACAGGGATGCGGAGATTACGCATTACTACAATAAAATCCTGGCCAATGGGAAGTGGAACCACATGATGGATCAGACCCACATTGGCTACACCTCCTGGCAGCAACCGGAGACCAACATCATGCCCGAGGTCCAGGAGATCCGCGTGCAAGAAAGGGGCGAAATGGGGGTGGCCGTCGAAGGCTCAGAGAGCTGGTGGCCAGCAGACAAGGACACAGCGGTGCTGCCGGAGTTCGATCCCTTCCATAAGCAAACATACTACATCGAGGTGTTCAATCGTGGGAAGGAACCGTTTCAGTTCTCGGTTCGTGCTGGCGAGAAGTGGCTGCAGGTCAAGCCACACAAGGGACGGGTTGCAACCGAAGTGCGCGTGTGGGTCAGCGTCGATTGGGACAGGGTACCCGTCGGCAGGCACCGTGCCCGGATAACGGTCTCTGGTCCGGAGGGAAAGGTGGTGGTTCTCGCTCCGGTCCATAATCCGTCTGAGCCGCGCCCAGAGGCGGTACAGGGCTTTGTTGAAAGCAATGGCTATGTTGCCATCGAGGCCGAACACTACACGAAGACCGTGGCGCGTGAAGGGGTGAAGTGGCAGCGGATCCCAGACTTGGGGAGGACGCTCTCTGCAATGACGCCCTTCCCGGTGACTGCGCCGCCGCAAGTCGCGGGAGGCGATAGTCCCAGGCTGGAATATGCCGTGCACTTTTTCTCGAGTGGCCAAGTAAAGGTGAAAACCTATTTGTCGCCGACCCTGGATTTCTACGGTGACGGCGGTCTACGCTATGCAGTGTCCTTCGACGAGCAACCGGTGCAAGTTATCAACATGCATGAAGGGCGGACCTTCCAGGACTGGGAAGCGTCGGTGCGCAACAACCTCACCGTCTGCACCTCTTTGCATGCCATTGACAAGCCGGGCCAGCATGTCCTGAAGCTGTGGATGGTTGACCCAGGAGTGGTGGTTCAGAGGCTTGTGCTGGAGACTGGCGACGTCAAAGCAAGTTACCTGGGGCCCCCGGAGAGCTGCCACCGGAGCGCTGGTCCCGAGTGA